In one window of Bemisia tabaci chromosome 4, PGI_BMITA_v3 DNA:
- the LOC109037996 gene encoding uncharacterized protein isoform X2 yields MCEGAAIDSLNSIESGRNGTEPTNDDESSVGVFSTANNTCTCNETSPLGMTDLGVEDADPQEIALAIAMMMADAEAAISELGTDEQEDLAVTWEDLPSNQTSSSNDTDSWF; encoded by the exons ATGTGTGAAGGAGCAGCCATCGATTCCCTGAACTCGATCGAATCCGGCCGGAATGGAACAGAACCCACCAATGACGACGAATCGTCAGTAGGTGTGTTTTCAACGGCAAACAACACCTGCACGTGCAATGAAACG AGTCCACTAGGTATGACAGATCTAGGAGTCGAAGATGCAGATCCACAAGAAATTGCGTTAGCAATTGCGATGATGATGGCAGATGCTGAAGCTGCAATTTCAG AGCTTGGGACAGATGAACAGGAGGATTTAGCAGTGACATGGGAGGATCTCCCCTCAAACCAGACGTCTTCATCGAATGACACTGATTCTTGGTTCTAA